One Dysidea avara chromosome 8, odDysAvar1.4, whole genome shotgun sequence genomic window, tgtaagtgatagttatctcactggtataggaaccatatatccactgatacaaatgttatacttacaatcaaaacgttataactatacaaatatgcatagcatgaattcattttgcataacacaagtggtgataaattactggagttctatatctttaaacactgtacatcaaagctacagcagtataatataaggtcatgctcagttttgcatttaacattagaatgtctgaaaaacttcatatggataCATGcatagagtatacctgactgctctatttgagtatatacctgactgctctattagagtatatttgtcttttaaacaagttttgaagagggctcattttacctctgtaaatcctttcttgagagatgaatgcatgcaagctttatcaattgttgtgctgtttCCAGTGTTggacaagttactttgtaaaagtaactagttacatattacatattacttgcaactgaactatttagttacagctacatattactcataaaataaagtaactataataatattacatattatattactttgtgtccacagccttaagctgtcacgtgtgaaactaccaccttatcacgtgacatgattgcgttgttggaaaatgtacaaatcttggttttaattaagtaagaagctggtgaataagcttcattcagtaggcttcgttacttcgttgtggctaggtgttactgagaggataactaacgagattagtaacttcgttacttgtagtaataatatttttttttcccgggctagatgtaatgccctttcctaccacccccagcacaagaggcaaacgtgctggacaagaactgaaaagcgggacatctaaaagtccctagggccatttgttaggcccatttccggggaagcatctggtgatctaaacgagatggagcggcttccacggatgcacatcgtcgctgacctcaacagggagaaagacagggtacagcgaatccacgccaaagtactactgtacgataaagcactacgtttggaaaggagctcagcaagccggcgataaaatgtgatggcttccttccccatgcccccagttgtggcaaacaccaatggagtaaaagatgcaaactccacctcacggacacggtcaccatactccctcttcttctgcaTCTCATGACGCCTATACACAGATGGTATCGAAACATTGCGGTAGCTTTGTGCGTTTGGGTGAAAAACCCTTACATcgaaaaaggcactttgccgccgCCCCCAAAATCCGCGTGCATGAATGTCAGCCCTGGCATCATCTTGGCAGTTAGCTGATCGAGGGGTAAGTTCTTCGCCACTCAGGGATTGAAGTGGTGGCTCAATTgcaacattagtacaaacatttGAAAGTAATTCAGCAGTTGTATCACGCAGGTCATTGTGGCGAACAAAAGTCAAACCACCATGTCGACAGATCATTGCATGATCAGCGGTGAAAGGCGAGCCACACACACAGTGGCTAGGAGTATTCAGTAAAGTCCAttcttgtagtaataatattacgtaatattagactcgttacagtaactatattacttaggtaacgcgttccATTTGTAAGCAAAGTAACTTGAGCTATATTACTCGTTTT contains:
- the LOC136264772 gene encoding uncharacterized protein, translated to MKWETRNFLGVALDFCKQDPNTPFSVAGQDDHCVCGSPFTADHAMICRHGGLTFVRHNDLRDTTAELLSNVCTNVAIEPPLQSLSGEELTPRSANCQDDARADIHARGFWGRRQSAFFDVRVFHPNAQSYRNVSIPSVYRRHEMQKKREYGDRVREVEFASFTPLVFATTGGMGKEAITFYRRLAELLSKRSALSYSSTLAWIRCTLSFSLLRSATMCIRGSRSISFRSPDASPEMGLTNGPRDF